DNA from Sulfurimonas gotlandica GD1:
GAGGTATAGCTAATGGTGTAGATGTAGAGTTAATATCTGAAGATGAATTAACTATAAAATTTCCAAATGTTAAAACGTTCAAGAGAGCCCTTTACTCTAAAAACACATCAACTGTAGACCCAGTTGAAATATCATTATTTTTACATAAACAATTAGAAAACAAGGGCATTGAATTTAGTTTTAATGAAAGATATATCACAAATTTAGGTAATAATACAATAAGAACAACTAAGCACCAAAAAATACATGCTAAAAAAATAATTAATTGCGCAGGACTATATGCAGATAAGATAGCAAAAGATTTTGGTTTTTCTCAAGACTACACAATCATTCCTTTTAAAGGTTTATATTTAAAATATACTAAAACTGATAAACCTATAAATACAAATATATACCCTGTACCTAATTTAAAAAATCCGTTTCTTGGAGTTCATTATACAATTACAGTAGATGGAACAATTAAAATCGGTCCTACGGCGATACCTGTATTTTGGAGAGAAGGCTATAAAGGACTAAAAAATTTTAATTTAAGTGAGTTTTTTGAGATCTCAATGTATGAATTAAAGCTATTCGCTACTAATGCCTTTAATTTTAGAACTTTAGCGTATGAAGAAATGAAAAAATATTATAAAAGCTACTTTATATCTTTAGCTTTAAAAATGACCAAAAAAATTGATAAAAATGCTTTTAATGAGTGGAGTAAACCTGGGATTAGAGCACAACTTTTAAACACAAAAACATTAGAACTTCTTCAAGATTTTGTAGTAGAATCAGATAATAATTCAGTGCATGTTTTAAATGCTGTAAGCCCTGCATTTACAAGTAGTTTTCCATTTGCAAGATGGGTTGTAGAAAATCACTTAGAGTAAATTAATTATAAGTTAGATAAGATGTCGTTACAAAAAATAACAAGGTTTAATAGTCTATGAAAAAATGTTTGATATGTAATTCTGAAATAGAAAAATTTATTGACTTTGGTCAACAGCCAATAGCAAATGGCTTTTTGTTAGAGGAACAGTTTGAAAAAGAGTACTTCTTTCAAATGGAAGTTGGCTTTTGTCCAAAGTGTAAGATGGTTCAGTTGCTAGAACAACCGGATAGAGAACAGATGTTTCATGAAAATTATGCATTTTTTTCATCAACTTCAAACTATATGAAAAAACATTTTAAAGAATTTGCAGACTCAATAATTGAACTTCAATCTTTACAAAAAAACTCCTTTGTCGTAGAGGTAGGTTGTAATGATGGCATTATGATTCAAAACTTCATGCAACAAGGTATAGGGCATTTGGGCGTAGAACCATCAAAAAACGTCGCACAAGTAGCTAAAGATAAAGGTATAAATGTAACAACAGAATTTTTTGATGCTACATTAGCAGAAAACACTATACCAAAGTATGGAAAAGCAGATGCAATAATAAGTGCCAATGTAATGTGTCATATTCCATATATGCACTCTATTTTTGAAGGGATTGAAAAACTATTAAAAGATGATGGTGTCTTTGTTTTTGAAGATCCTTATGCAGGAGATATAATACAAAAAGCTTCTTTTGACCAAATTTATGACGAGCATACTTTCTTATTTTCTGTACTATCAGTTAGCTATTTGGCGAATATGCATAATCTTGAAGTTATTGATGTTCAACATCAGATTACGCATGGTGGTTCTATGAGATATACTTTAGCACATCGTGGTAAGAAAAAAATTTCTTCAAATGTAGCGAAACAAATCCAAATAGAAAAAGACTTAGGTTTAGATTCACTGCAGGCATATCAAGAATTTACAAATAAAGTACTTATAGTTAAAAATGACTTAATGAAACTATTAAATCAACTGAAAAAAGATGGTAAAAAAGTTGTTGCATATGGAGCGACATCAAAAAGTACAACTGTTACTAATTACTTTGGAATAACACCTGAACACATATCTTTTATATGTGATACTACGCCTACTAAGCATAATAAATTCTCACCTGGGGCTCATATACCAGTAGTTCCATATGAAAATTTTAGAGAAAGTGATCCTGACTATGTTCTACTATTTGCATGGAACCATGCAAAAGAGATTATGGAAAAAGAAGAAGAGTATATGCGTTCAAACGGTGTTAAATGGATTATGTATGTCCCTAATGTTGCTACAATAAATTATTAGCAAAATGTTTTATATTAAAAGTAACTAATATGAAATCAATCATTCATATAGGGGGAAATAAAACAGCAAGTACCCTCTTTCAACGCAGACTCTTTTCTAAACATCCAAAAATTGGATATATGGGTGAAGACTGTGAAAACTATGCGGATATTAATAAATATATACAGATTCTTGTTCATGAAGATGAATCTGTATATAATGAAAATATTTCACTTGAAATAATTAACTCAATAAAAAACAACAAAGAAATTTTTATTTTTTCTAATGAAGATATTATGGGAACACGTCATCCTAGTGTATGTGCTAGAAGATTAAAAAAGATTCTTCCAGATGCTCAAGTTATTATGGTAATGAGAAATCAAAGAACAACCTGGGCTTCATGGTATGTAAATCATGGTGCATTTTTAAAATTAGTACCAAAGGACTATTGGAAAAAATATGTTTCTTTTAAAGAATGGCTGAGCTATTCTTTCTCATTTCCATATATTACCCCCCTAGAAGCAATGAACTATGAAAGATACTATAATATTTTTAAAAATTCTTTTGGTGAAAAGAATGTACATGTTTTTCTGTATGAAGATTTTATACATAATGCAGAATATTTTTACTCTCAGTGGGGTGGAGTGTTAAATATGTCTAATTCTGAAATCAAGTCATATCTTGATGGTTTCAGAGAGAGAACAAGTATTACTTCATTCCAATTTAAAATTCATCAAATCAGTAAAACAAGTGTTATATTAAGTAAGGTATTAAATATAATATTTAGAAATTTTCTAGATAATGAAGTTTCAGCTAAGGTAAATATTCCTGTTGAGTTTGAAGATAAAATTTCAAACTATTATGCTTCTGGCAACACTAAACTAGAAACAACATTAGGTCTAGAATTAAAAAAATATGATTACCCTCTTGAATCAAAATAAAGGATAAATAATGAAAACTATACCAAATATTGGCCCATGGATAGGGGACTTTGAAAAAGAAACTGTAAATAAGGCAATGAGTGATTGGTATGAAAATCCATATTATTACTGTGAATTATTTGAAAAAGAATTTGCAAAATATCATGATAGAAAATATGCTTTAATGACTCCAAATTGTACATCAGCTATTCATTTACTGATGCTTGGGCTAGGTATACAAGAAGGAGATGAAGTTATAGGTCCAGAGTGTACTTGGATAGCTTCAGTGGCACCAGCATTTTATCAAAAAGCAAAAGTAGTTTTGTGCGATATTGATGAAACAACATGGTGTTTAGATCCAAAATCTGTAGAAAAAAACATTACAAATAAAACAAAAGCCATTGTTTCTGTTAACTTATTTGGAAATATGGCAAACTGGAATGAGTTACTTAAAATATCTAAAAAATATAACATTCCACTTATTGAAGACGCTGCTCAGTCACTTGGTTCTACTTATAAAGGAATCAAATCAGGTAAGTTTGGTATTGGATCAGTATTTAGTTTTCATAGAACTAAAACATTAACAACTGGTGAAGGGGGTATGCTTTTAATTGATGATGATAAACTTTACAAAAAATGTAAGATGTTTAGAGATCATGGTAGAAATGACAATGATCCTATGTATTTCAATAGTGAAGTAGGATATAAATATATGCCTAATAATATTAGTGCTTCATTAGGTTACGCTCAGTTTCAAAGATTAGATGAATTAGTATCTAAAAAGCATTGGATATTACAACAATATTCAAAAAGGTTAAATGTCATTGATGACATAACCTTAAATTACGAACCTGAATATGTTTATAATAGTGCCTGGATTACTACAATAGTCTTAGGTAGAAGCATTCAAATTAAGAAGCAGGATTTTATTGATAAATTAATAAGTAAAAATATAATGGCAAGACCATTTTTCTATCCATTATCTAGCATACCAGCACTAAATAAAAGAGGTTATATTGAAGAAGAACATAAATTAAAAAATCCAATGGCATATGATTTATCTTCAAGAACAATCAATTTGCCATCCCCACTAAATATTACAGAAGAACAAATAGATTATATTTGTAATGAGATAAAAACTATTTTAATGAAATAGTTAATTTAAATATGGCAGAAACTATGATTAAACAAACATTAACACACTTAAAGCAACTAGAAGCCGAGTCTATTCATATTATAAGAGAAGTGATTGCGGAATTTGAAAATCCTGCAATGCTTTACTCTATTGGTAAAGATAGTTCTGTTATGCTACATTTAGCTCAAAAAGCGTTTTACCCTGCTCCTCCACCATTTCCACTTGTTCATGTAGATACTAAATGGAAATTTACAGAGATGATTGAGTTTCGTAACAAAAGAGCAAAAGAGGTTGAAATGGAACTTATTGTTTATTCTAACCCAAAAGGTGAAGAGATAAATATCTCTCCTTTTACTCATGGGTCAGCTCTTCATACAGATATAATGAAAACAGAAGCCTTGAAACAGATGCTAAACATATATAAATATGATGCAGTGTTTGGTGGTGCAAGAAGAGATGAAGAAAAATCTCGTGCAAAAGAGAGAATTTACTCTTTTCGTGATGAAAACCATAGATGGGATCCAAAAAATCAAAGACCAGAGCTTTGGAATATTTACAATGGAAGACATAAAAAAGATGAGTCAATCAGGGTCTTTCCTCTGTCAAACTGGACTGAACTAGACATCTGGCAATATATTTATTTAGAATCTATTCCTATTCCTGATTTATACTTTGCTAAAAAAAGACTTGTAGTAGAATATATGGGTACAAAAATCATGGTAGATGATGAAAGAATGCCAGAAGAGTTGAGAAAAACAGCAAAAGAAGAGTTAGTAAGATTTAGAACCTTAGGATGCTACCCTCTTACAGGAGCTGTTCATTCAAACTCCTCAACATTGCCTGAAATTATTCAAGAGATGCTTTTAACTACAACTAGCGAGAGACAAGGTAGACTTATTGACAGTGATTCATCTGCATCAATGGAGAAGAAAAAACAAGAAGGTTATTTTTAATGGCAAACAAGTCAGACTTGATTTCACAAAATATTGAGCAATATCTTACAGAACATGAAAACAAAAAAATACTTAGATTTATAACATGTGGTTCTGTTGATGATGGAAAATCAACTCTAATTGGACGACTTTTATATGATAGTAAAATGATTTTTGAAGATCAATTAAGTGCCATTAAGAAGGATAGTAAAAAGAGTGGAACAACAGGTAACAACATAGACCTTGCTCTACTAGTTGATGGACTTCAAAGTGAGAGAGAGCAAGGTATTACTATTGATGTTGCCTATAGATATTTTTCTACTGA
Protein-coding regions in this window:
- the lhgO gene encoding L-2-hydroxyglutarate oxidase; translation: MNNTNSYDYLIIGAGIIGLAIAKTLVEKYPKKKIFIIEKENQVACHSSGRNSGVLHAGFYYTSNSLKAKFTRDGNIEMTQFCLENNLKINRCEKVVIANNEDELKTLEELYHRGIANGVDVELISEDELTIKFPNVKTFKRALYSKNTSTVDPVEISLFLHKQLENKGIEFSFNERYITNLGNNTIRTTKHQKIHAKKIINCAGLYADKIAKDFGFSQDYTIIPFKGLYLKYTKTDKPINTNIYPVPNLKNPFLGVHYTITVDGTIKIGPTAIPVFWREGYKGLKNFNLSEFFEISMYELKLFATNAFNFRTLAYEEMKKYYKSYFISLALKMTKKIDKNAFNEWSKPGIRAQLLNTKTLELLQDFVVESDNNSVHVLNAVSPAFTSSFPFARWVVENHLE
- a CDS encoding DegT/DnrJ/EryC1/StrS family aminotransferase — its product is MKTIPNIGPWIGDFEKETVNKAMSDWYENPYYYCELFEKEFAKYHDRKYALMTPNCTSAIHLLMLGLGIQEGDEVIGPECTWIASVAPAFYQKAKVVLCDIDETTWCLDPKSVEKNITNKTKAIVSVNLFGNMANWNELLKISKKYNIPLIEDAAQSLGSTYKGIKSGKFGIGSVFSFHRTKTLTTGEGGMLLIDDDKLYKKCKMFRDHGRNDNDPMYFNSEVGYKYMPNNISASLGYAQFQRLDELVSKKHWILQQYSKRLNVIDDITLNYEPEYVYNSAWITTIVLGRSIQIKKQDFIDKLISKNIMARPFFYPLSSIPALNKRGYIEEEHKLKNPMAYDLSSRTINLPSPLNITEEQIDYICNEIKTILMK
- the cysD gene encoding sulfate adenylyltransferase subunit CysD, translating into MIKQTLTHLKQLEAESIHIIREVIAEFENPAMLYSIGKDSSVMLHLAQKAFYPAPPPFPLVHVDTKWKFTEMIEFRNKRAKEVEMELIVYSNPKGEEINISPFTHGSALHTDIMKTEALKQMLNIYKYDAVFGGARRDEEKSRAKERIYSFRDENHRWDPKNQRPELWNIYNGRHKKDESIRVFPLSNWTELDIWQYIYLESIPIPDLYFAKKRLVVEYMGTKIMVDDERMPEELRKTAKEELVRFRTLGCYPLTGAVHSNSSTLPEIIQEMLLTTTSERQGRLIDSDSSASMEKKKQEGYF
- a CDS encoding class I SAM-dependent methyltransferase; translation: MKKCLICNSEIEKFIDFGQQPIANGFLLEEQFEKEYFFQMEVGFCPKCKMVQLLEQPDREQMFHENYAFFSSTSNYMKKHFKEFADSIIELQSLQKNSFVVEVGCNDGIMIQNFMQQGIGHLGVEPSKNVAQVAKDKGINVTTEFFDATLAENTIPKYGKADAIISANVMCHIPYMHSIFEGIEKLLKDDGVFVFEDPYAGDIIQKASFDQIYDEHTFLFSVLSVSYLANMHNLEVIDVQHQITHGGSMRYTLAHRGKKKISSNVAKQIQIEKDLGLDSLQAYQEFTNKVLIVKNDLMKLLNQLKKDGKKVVAYGATSKSTTVTNYFGITPEHISFICDTTPTKHNKFSPGAHIPVVPYENFRESDPDYVLLFAWNHAKEIMEKEEEYMRSNGVKWIMYVPNVATINY